One genomic segment of Pseudomonas sp. RU47 includes these proteins:
- a CDS encoding cupin domain-containing protein — protein MKALPFFAAALALSLCTSAAFAHDPSEKVTVLQDQMLKNAPGKKAMMIEVDYKPDQSSIAHKHDGTAMAYVLEGEVISQVKGEQPITYNKGQFWYEPAGSEHLVSKNASQTKPAKLLVFMVLAPDEEVLIPLKN, from the coding sequence ATGAAAGCCCTGCCCTTCTTCGCCGCCGCCCTCGCCTTGAGCCTTTGCACCTCGGCCGCCTTCGCCCACGATCCCTCGGAAAAAGTCACCGTCCTCCAAGACCAGATGCTGAAAAACGCCCCCGGCAAAAAAGCCATGATGATCGAGGTCGATTACAAACCCGATCAGTCCTCTATCGCCCATAAACACGACGGCACCGCCATGGCCTACGTGCTCGAAGGCGAAGTGATTTCCCAGGTCAAAGGTGAACAACCGATCACCTACAACAAGGGTCAGTTCTGGTACGAACCTGCTGGTTCCGAACATTTGGTCTCGAAAAACGCCAGCCAGACCAAGCCTGCCAAGTTGCTGGTGTTCATGGTCCTGGCTCCGGATGAAGAAGTGTTGATCCCGCTGAAAAACTGA
- a CDS encoding putative quinol monooxygenase: MSNEVINTVQVQAAAGRSDELGRQLQKIVETLRETPGCDSYLVDRCPEDSHRWTVSARWQSEAAMQAHFNRPEAQGFIDLIDSRLANSVDFNSFPIV; encoded by the coding sequence ATGTCCAACGAAGTGATCAATACAGTCCAGGTGCAGGCTGCGGCCGGCCGCTCGGATGAACTGGGCAGGCAACTGCAGAAGATCGTCGAAACCCTGCGCGAAACGCCGGGCTGCGATTCCTACCTGGTCGACCGCTGCCCCGAGGACAGCCACCGCTGGACGGTCAGTGCCCGCTGGCAATCGGAAGCGGCGATGCAGGCGCATTTCAACCGGCCCGAGGCGCAGGGGTTTATTGACCTGATCGATAGTCGGTTGGCCAATAGCGTCGACTTCAATAGCTTCCCTATCGTCTGA
- the pdxR gene encoding MocR-like pyridoxine biosynthesis transcription factor PdxR: MELHVVINGRKDLAGQLYQQLRGAIESGRLAAGTQLPPSRLLAEQLGISRKTISDTYAQLTYENFLTGVIGKGTYVNARPAQVQRKQSHTELASAEVIESWRNLPVFLRHPTLEGSLRYDFIGGATSKGQFPQDDWRRCVAHAMRQMSQSKGFYSVAEGLPALRNAIARHIAFSRGINCQDEDIVVCNGAQQALDLITRVLIRPGSRVAMEDPGYPPARLLFGTHGAEVVGIPVDAEGIQVEQIPDGTRLIYVTPSHQFPLGVPMSQARREALLVRAHELGAIIIEDDYDSEFRYEGRPTDSLFNLDQRGIVAYVGTFSKTLLPELRLGYAILPPAILEAVIRAKQLTDLHASTLPQWALAKFIAEGCLLKHIRRCHAIYAQRRERILARMADDLSPWLEAVPASAGFHMAVFCKVPIDLPLVIELAKKVEVGLYSINGFYHQQPAKNGLYFGFGAIETLDIDIALDRLRDILQQVA; encoded by the coding sequence ATGGAACTTCACGTCGTGATCAACGGCCGCAAGGATCTTGCCGGTCAGTTGTATCAGCAGTTGCGCGGGGCCATCGAGTCCGGGCGCTTGGCCGCTGGCACGCAACTGCCGCCCAGCCGTCTGCTCGCCGAGCAACTGGGCATCTCGCGCAAGACCATTTCCGACACCTACGCGCAACTGACCTACGAAAACTTCCTCACCGGGGTGATCGGCAAAGGCACCTACGTCAACGCGCGCCCGGCGCAGGTCCAGCGCAAACAAAGTCACACCGAACTGGCCAGTGCCGAAGTGATCGAGAGCTGGCGCAATCTGCCGGTGTTCCTGCGTCACCCGACGCTGGAAGGCTCGCTGCGCTACGACTTCATCGGCGGCGCGACCAGCAAGGGCCAGTTTCCGCAGGATGACTGGCGCCGCTGCGTCGCCCATGCGATGCGTCAGATGAGCCAGTCCAAAGGCTTCTACAGCGTCGCCGAAGGCCTGCCGGCGCTGCGCAATGCGATTGCCCGGCACATCGCGTTTTCCCGGGGCATCAACTGTCAGGACGAAGACATCGTCGTGTGCAATGGCGCGCAACAGGCGCTGGATCTGATCACCCGCGTGCTGATCCGCCCCGGCAGTCGGGTGGCGATGGAAGATCCCGGTTATCCGCCGGCGCGTCTGCTGTTCGGCACCCATGGCGCCGAGGTGGTCGGGATTCCGGTGGATGCCGAGGGCATTCAGGTTGAGCAGATTCCCGATGGCACGCGCCTCATCTATGTCACGCCGTCGCACCAGTTCCCGCTGGGCGTGCCGATGAGTCAGGCGCGCCGTGAAGCCTTGCTGGTCCGCGCTCATGAGTTGGGCGCGATCATCATCGAGGACGACTATGACAGCGAGTTTCGCTACGAAGGCCGGCCGACCGATTCGCTGTTCAATCTCGACCAGCGCGGCATCGTCGCTTACGTCGGCACCTTCTCGAAAACCCTACTGCCGGAGTTGCGTCTGGGTTATGCGATCCTGCCGCCGGCGATTCTCGAGGCGGTGATCCGTGCCAAACAGCTCACCGATTTGCACGCTTCGACCCTGCCGCAATGGGCGCTGGCCAAGTTCATCGCCGAGGGTTGTCTGCTCAAGCATATCCGCCGCTGTCATGCGATCTACGCCCAGCGCCGGGAGCGGATTCTGGCGCGCATGGCGGATGACTTGTCGCCATGGCTTGAGGCGGTGCCGGCCAGCGCCGGGTTTCATATGGCGGTGTTCTGCAAGGTGCCGATCGACCTGCCGCTGGTGATCGAACTGGCGAAAAAGGTCGAAGTCGGTTTGTACTCGATCAATGGTTTCTACCATCAACAACCGGCAAAGAACGGCCTGTACTTCGGCTTCGGCGCGATCGAAACCCTCGACATCGATATCGCTCTGGATCGCCTGCGCGACATCCTCCAGCAAGTCGCCTGA
- a CDS encoding carboxymuconolactone decarboxylase family protein, which produces MSPRLDYYNASPKAMKAMIAMEALTANLSIEQPLLQLIRIRASQLNGCAFCTDMHSVDARRAGESDRRLYAIAVWRDSNFFNPRERAALAWAEAVTLLAESRVPDDVYEQAREQFSEGEMVDLTMAVTTINSWNRLAVSFRQTPSD; this is translated from the coding sequence ATGTCCCCGCGCCTGGATTACTACAACGCTTCGCCCAAGGCGATGAAAGCGATGATTGCCATGGAGGCGCTGACCGCCAACCTCAGTATCGAGCAGCCGCTGCTGCAACTGATCCGGATCCGCGCCTCGCAACTCAATGGCTGCGCATTCTGCACCGATATGCACTCGGTGGATGCGCGGCGGGCCGGGGAGAGTGATCGGCGTTTGTATGCGATTGCGGTGTGGCGCGACAGCAACTTCTTTAACCCGCGTGAGCGTGCGGCGTTGGCCTGGGCGGAGGCGGTGACGTTGTTGGCGGAGAGCCGTGTGCCTGATGACGTTTATGAGCAGGCGCGCGAGCAATTCAGTGAAGGCGAGATGGTCGACCTGACTATGGCCGTGACCACCATCAACAGCTGGAACCGCCTCGCGGTGAGCTTCCGCCAAACCCCAAGCGACTGA
- a CDS encoding secretin and TonB N-terminal domain-containing protein produces MCLGWLLGCAAGHAMADTVPADLRMTLHIPAQDLAHALDQYSHATGVAVLVDSQLSRGRRSLAVDGEYTAADALRRLLGGSGLMARYARDDAFTLQVAQVEDVAAPPQKQTPESVAVNRSYATAVQAAIERNLCRSPLTRPGSYRAVLQVWVGRDGLVQHNRLVTSTGDVRRDNALVESFRNLKIDRPTPSALRQPVTLLLLPESSGKRMECTKWEGVSGG; encoded by the coding sequence ATGTGTCTGGGGTGGCTGCTTGGCTGTGCGGCGGGCCACGCCATGGCCGACACGGTGCCGGCGGACTTGCGCATGACGCTGCACATTCCGGCACAGGATCTGGCGCACGCGCTGGATCAGTACAGCCACGCCACCGGCGTTGCGGTGCTGGTCGACAGTCAGTTGAGTCGCGGTCGTCGCTCGCTGGCGGTGGACGGTGAATACACCGCCGCCGATGCCCTGCGTCGGTTGCTCGGCGGCAGTGGATTGATGGCGCGGTATGCCCGCGACGATGCATTTACGTTGCAAGTGGCGCAGGTCGAAGACGTGGCGGCGCCGCCGCAAAAACAGACGCCGGAAAGCGTCGCGGTCAACCGCAGTTACGCCACAGCGGTGCAAGCGGCGATCGAACGCAACCTGTGCCGCTCGCCGCTGACGCGTCCGGGCAGTTATCGCGCGGTGTTGCAGGTCTGGGTCGGGCGCGACGGCTTGGTGCAGCACAACCGGTTGGTCACTTCGACCGGTGATGTACGGCGCGACAACGCGCTGGTGGAAAGCTTTCGCAATCTCAAGATCGACCGGCCGACGCCCAGCGCCTTGCGTCAGCCGGTCACGTTGCTGTTGTTACCGGAGTCGTCAGGGAAACGCATGGAATGCACCAAATGGGAAGGAGTTTCCGGGGGATGA
- a CDS encoding RNA polymerase sigma factor — MKDTGQGSMVQLFLTSYEDFRVRLRRRLGSEDLANDVLHETYLRVDRMETPPNVLRPNAYLYRMALNIAADRRQADARLLTGEEVEELLQIGDEALDPARVVGGQKEIQSLLSALYELPARRRKIFIAARLEEAPHLEISQRFGISTRMVEKEIKAALGFCAAKLERKVFQRFGRGAGKPSSE, encoded by the coding sequence ATGAAAGACACCGGACAAGGTTCGATGGTCCAACTGTTCCTGACGTCCTACGAGGACTTTCGGGTGCGCCTGCGTAGGCGTCTCGGTTCGGAAGATCTGGCCAACGACGTGCTGCACGAAACCTACCTGCGCGTCGACCGCATGGAGACGCCGCCGAACGTCCTGCGGCCCAATGCCTACCTCTATCGCATGGCCCTGAACATCGCCGCCGACCGCCGCCAGGCCGATGCGCGCCTGCTCACCGGCGAGGAAGTCGAAGAGCTGCTGCAAATCGGCGATGAAGCGCTGGACCCAGCGCGGGTAGTGGGCGGGCAGAAGGAAATCCAGTCGCTGCTCAGTGCGTTGTACGAACTGCCCGCACGGCGCCGGAAGATCTTCATCGCGGCGCGTCTGGAAGAGGCGCCGCATCTGGAAATCTCGCAGCGTTTTGGCATTTCCACGCGCATGGTCGAGAAGGAAATCAAAGCCGCGCTGGGCTTCTGCGCCGCGAAACTGGAAAGAAAAGTGTTTCAGCGGTTCGGTCGCGGGGCCGGAAAACCGTCTTCTGAATAG
- a CDS encoding FecR family protein: MNIFRLTPAEPSAADNLHSEARDWLVLLTSGRATVADARALREWCARSAEHARAFEEAKRLWQQLQPAVEQMQAPRGFGRRAFLGGAIAASAAFLLVRGTIPGGFEGLGADYITEVGQQRRFEPMQGVSLELNTQTRINQRSIDNGVQGFELVSGEVEVQTARLPLAMQAGGGWLRASQARFNLRNTDQQVCVTCLDGAVEVDVDGRSLRLEPGQQVTYDARQVGSVQSVDTTAVMNWRQQVLVFNGATLSQMIDEINRYRPGMLLLLNRELGQRRVQARFSLDQLAGVALLIRDAYGVKCTELPGGVVVLS; encoded by the coding sequence TTGAACATCTTTCGACTGACACCTGCCGAGCCATCGGCGGCCGACAATCTGCACAGCGAAGCTCGCGACTGGCTGGTCCTGCTGACCTCCGGCCGCGCCACCGTGGCCGACGCCCGCGCCCTGCGCGAATGGTGCGCCCGGAGTGCCGAGCATGCCCGTGCGTTCGAAGAGGCCAAGCGGTTGTGGCAGCAGCTGCAACCGGCCGTGGAGCAAATGCAGGCGCCACGCGGGTTTGGTCGACGTGCGTTTCTCGGCGGGGCGATTGCTGCGTCGGCGGCGTTTTTGCTGGTGCGCGGGACGATTCCTGGTGGCTTCGAAGGGTTGGGCGCTGACTACATTACTGAAGTTGGCCAGCAGCGGCGTTTCGAACCAATGCAGGGTGTGAGCCTGGAGCTGAATACTCAGACGCGGATCAATCAGCGCTCCATCGATAACGGCGTGCAGGGCTTTGAACTGGTCAGCGGCGAAGTCGAAGTGCAGACCGCGCGGTTGCCGTTGGCGATGCAGGCTGGAGGAGGGTGGTTGCGCGCCAGTCAGGCACGTTTCAACCTGCGCAACACTGATCAGCAAGTCTGCGTGACCTGCCTCGATGGTGCGGTTGAAGTGGATGTTGATGGTCGTAGTCTGCGCCTCGAACCGGGCCAGCAAGTGACCTACGACGCACGGCAAGTCGGCAGCGTACAAAGCGTCGACACAACTGCAGTAATGAACTGGCGCCAACAAGTGCTGGTCTTCAACGGCGCGACCCTCAGCCAGATGATCGACGAAATCAACCGCTACCGCCCCGGCATGTTGCTGCTGCTCAACCGTGAGCTCGGCCAACGCCGCGTCCAGGCCCGATTCAGCCTCGACCAACTCGCCGGCGTCGCACTGCTGATTCGGGATGCCTATGGCGTTAAGTGCACCGAGCTGCCTGGTGGCGTCGTTGTTTTGAGTTAG
- a CDS encoding prepilin-type N-terminal cleavage/methylation domain-containing protein: MKRQQGFTLIEVMVAILLMAVVSLIAWQGLDSVTRADSHLQASSEQSDGLLRALNQLQRDVEMRAGIELTEPKKVGVDDEPPSAPPALTVRSSASKGFRLDIIRTAADQPGALQRVRWWVKGDTLYRAVAEARSRYPLPAPGNGVAVLQDVSDVQVRVWEVDKGWRQLSGNRREDPLGLEIRLSRGTAQGVEKYRQVIGPLE, from the coding sequence ATGAAGCGCCAGCAAGGGTTTACGTTGATTGAGGTGATGGTCGCGATTTTGCTGATGGCGGTGGTGAGTCTGATTGCCTGGCAGGGGCTGGACAGTGTGACGCGGGCGGACAGTCATTTGCAGGCGAGCAGTGAGCAGAGTGACGGTTTGTTGCGCGCGCTGAATCAGTTGCAGCGGGATGTGGAGATGCGGGCGGGGATTGAGTTGACTGAGCCGAAGAAGGTTGGGGTGGATGATGAACCGCCGAGCGCACCGCCCGCCCTTACTGTGCGCAGTAGCGCCAGTAAGGGGTTTCGGCTGGACATTATTCGCACGGCGGCGGATCAGCCGGGGGCGTTGCAGCGGGTGCGGTGGTGGGTCAAGGGCGATACGTTGTATCGGGCGGTGGCTGAGGCGCGGAGTCGGTATCCGTTGCCGGCGCCTGGGAATGGGGTTGCTGTTTTGCAGGATGTCAGTGATGTGCAGGTGCGGGTTTGGGAGGTGGATAAGGGGTGGCGGCAGTTGAGTGGGAATCGGCGGGAGGATCCGTTGGGGTTGGAGATTCGGTTGAGTCGGGGGACGGCGCAGGGGGTGGAGAAGTATCGGCAGGTGATTGGGCCGTTGGAGTGA
- the gspH gene encoding type II secretion system minor pseudopilin GspH: protein MNRQQGFTLIELMVVLVIIGIASAAISLSIKPDPLQLLRKDAERVAQLLQVAQAEARADGRPIVWVSDAKGFRFSRRSDSGKGFDHFAQDPQLRPRAWQSPKMEVRVEPKQRVVLNAEWINPPLQLTLSDGLNRLSVLRDDSGRISLQ from the coding sequence ATGAACAGGCAACAGGGTTTTACGCTGATCGAGTTGATGGTGGTGCTGGTGATCATCGGCATCGCCAGTGCGGCGATCAGCCTGAGTATCAAGCCTGATCCGTTGCAGTTGCTGCGCAAGGACGCCGAGCGTGTGGCGCAGTTGCTGCAGGTGGCGCAGGCGGAGGCGCGCGCGGATGGGCGGCCGATTGTGTGGGTGAGTGATGCCAAGGGGTTTCGGTTTAGTCGGCGCAGTGACAGTGGCAAGGGGTTTGATCATTTCGCGCAGGATCCGCAGTTGCGGCCGCGTGCCTGGCAGAGTCCGAAGATGGAGGTGCGGGTGGAGCCGAAACAGAGGGTTGTGCTGAACGCTGAGTGGATCAATCCGCCGCTGCAGTTGACGTTGTCGGATGGCTTGAATCGCTTGAGTGTGCTGCGTGATGACAGTGGAAGGATCAGCCTGCAATGA
- a CDS encoding type II secretion system protein N, whose amino-acid sequence MTFTARVSPPQMVQALALLAALVGVATWSSLLLTSAESHTPAAAPQLLAARSDSPALQWFSNQTAPMDIKVSGVMAGSRGAVAILSLNDGPPRSFLQGEKVGPGVKLVAVEGDGVVIEQGGERVRLGVERLGEGVVLPRLVRP is encoded by the coding sequence ATGACCTTCACCGCACGCGTTTCCCCACCCCAAATGGTCCAGGCCCTCGCACTGCTCGCCGCGCTGGTCGGCGTGGCGACATGGTCGTCGCTGCTACTGACCTCCGCCGAATCACACACCCCGGCAGCGGCCCCGCAATTGCTGGCGGCAAGAAGTGATAGCCCGGCGTTGCAGTGGTTTTCCAATCAAACGGCGCCGATGGATATCAAGGTGAGCGGGGTGATGGCGGGGAGTCGGGGGGCGGTGGCGATACTGAGCCTGAACGATGGGCCGCCGAGGAGTTTTTTGCAGGGGGAGAAGGTTGGGCCTGGGGTGAAGTTGGTGGCGGTGGAGGGGGATGGGGTGGTGATTGAGCAGGGTGGGGAGAGGGTGCGGTTGGGGGTGGAGAGGTTGGGGGAGGGGGTGGTTTTGCCTAGGTTGGTGAGGCCTTGA